A region from the Candidatus Magasanikbacteria bacterium genome encodes:
- a CDS encoding PH domain-containing protein, whose amino-acid sequence MHIAFLINKKPNEKILYVLKRHSITFVPFLFLFLILVILPVAVYLLFLNLEPNVLTGDILYPLLVLLGSIYYLGIFLFFYSNFTDFYLDVWIITDDRIIDIEQHGLLARSTSETELHRIQDVTDEVKGIFPTLFKYGNVIVKTASDTQDIVFRNVPFPGKIRGELIKLARQDRRNHLMHKSELENKEK is encoded by the coding sequence ATGCATATCGCATTTCTAATAAATAAAAAACCCAATGAAAAGATTTTATATGTCCTGAAAAGGCATAGTATAACTTTTGTTCCTTTTTTATTTCTATTTTTGATTTTGGTAATTTTGCCAGTTGCGGTTTATCTTTTGTTTTTAAACTTAGAGCCAAATGTTTTGACTGGTGATATTTTATATCCGTTATTAGTTCTTCTTGGGAGTATTTATTATTTGGGTATCTTCCTATTTTTCTATAGTAATTTTACAGATTTTTATCTTGATGTTTGGATAATTACAGATGATAGAATTATAGATATAGAACAACATGGACTTCTTGCTCGTAGTACTTCTGAAACAGAATTACACAGAATTCAAGATGTGACAGACGAGGTAAAAGGAATTTTTCCAACACTTTTTAAATATGGAAATGTAATAGTAAAAACTGCATCAGACACACAGGACATTGTTTTTAGAAATGTTCCATTTCCTGGTAAAATTCGTGGAGAACTTATCAAACTTGCACGACAAGATAGAAGAAATCACTTAATGCATAAATCAGAACTTGAAAATAAGGAAAAATAA
- the purD gene encoding phosphoribosylamine--glycine ligase: MDVDVLLYQDIEDLTEAITRKGNHSIDRLSMPYFDGWYVTGVVNKIQEKKEKKVKKILIVGSGAREHAILRAFLRSKQKISLYCFGTSLNIGIKNYCVDYMVGKMTDIGQILDFAKNNNIDLIIIGPEIPLNAGLADLLWKNNIPTVGPTKKLAQLETSKSFTRKLMEKYGISGLPKYKIFNSTEGVGEFLYELDGNYVIKVDGLMGGKGVKVSGEHLKNFEEALEYCREIISKKSSFVIEEKFIGQEFSLMSFSDGINLAHMPVVQDHKRAFENDKGPNTGGMGSYSCADHSLPFLTEKNVQKAKGITRSILNALKKEFGELYKGILYGGFMVTKNGIKVIEYNVRFGDPESLNVLSLLESDFVEICEGITSGRLDKCDINFAKKATVCKYAVPIGYPTKPVKGEKIDISEVKNQENLYLASVDLLNGDLIEIGSRTTAFVGIANTVFEAEKEAESEIQKIKGPLFHRKDIGKEETIENKIKFMEKICNQKKN; this comes from the coding sequence ATGGATGTAGATGTTTTACTTTATCAAGATATAGAAGATTTGACAGAAGCCATCACGAGAAAAGGAAATCACAGTATAGATAGACTTTCTATGCCATATTTTGATGGTTGGTATGTGACTGGAGTTGTAAATAAAATCCAAGAAAAAAAAGAAAAAAAAGTAAAAAAAATATTGATAGTTGGTTCTGGAGCGCGCGAACATGCAATTTTGCGAGCATTTTTGCGTTCAAAACAAAAAATTTCACTATATTGTTTTGGGACCAGTTTAAATATAGGAATAAAAAACTATTGTGTAGATTATATGGTTGGAAAAATGACTGACATAGGACAAATTTTGGATTTTGCGAAAAATAATAATATAGACCTTATAATTATTGGGCCAGAAATACCGCTGAATGCTGGACTTGCAGATTTGTTGTGGAAAAATAATATTCCAACTGTTGGTCCTACAAAAAAACTTGCACAACTTGAGACGAGTAAGTCGTTTACAAGAAAATTGATGGAAAAATATGGAATTAGCGGTCTTCCAAAATATAAAATTTTTAATTCGACAGAAGGAGTTGGGGAATTTCTATATGAATTGGATGGAAATTATGTAATAAAAGTAGATGGATTGATGGGTGGAAAAGGAGTAAAAGTTTCTGGCGAACATTTGAAAAATTTTGAGGAAGCTTTGGAATATTGCAGAGAAATTATAAGTAAAAAAAGTAGTTTTGTAATAGAGGAAAAATTTATTGGTCAGGAATTTTCTTTAATGAGTTTTTCAGATGGGATAAATTTAGCACATATGCCAGTTGTACAAGATCATAAAAGAGCTTTTGAAAATGACAAAGGGCCAAATACTGGTGGAATGGGAAGTTATTCTTGTGCAGACCATTCACTTCCTTTTTTGACTGAGAAAAATGTTCAAAAAGCAAAAGGAATTACGCGTTCAATTTTGAATGCATTAAAAAAAGAATTTGGTGAATTGTATAAAGGAATTCTGTATGGCGGATTTATGGTTACAAAGAATGGTATAAAAGTAATAGAATATAATGTTCGTTTTGGTGATCCAGAATCTCTGAATGTTCTAAGTCTTTTAGAGTCAGATTTTGTAGAAATTTGCGAAGGGATAACGAGTGGAAGGTTAGATAAGTGCGATATAAATTTCGCAAAAAAAGCTACTGTTTGTAAATATGCTGTACCAATTGGATATCCAACAAAACCCGTAAAAGGAGAAAAAATTGACATTTCCGAGGTGAAAAATCAAGAAAATTTATATTTGGCTTCTGTGGATTTGTTAAATGGTGATTTAATTGAAATAGGATCGCGTACTACAGCATTTGTGGGAATTGCGAATACAGTTTTTGAGGCTGAAAAAGAAGCAGAAAGTGAAATTCAAAAAATAAAAGGTCCGCTTTTTCACAGGAAAGACATTGGAAAAGAGGAAACTATAGAAAACAAAATTAAATTTATGGAAAAAATATGCAATCAGAAAAAAAACTAA
- a CDS encoding DUF1294 domain-containing protein, protein MDFFVKWFLDHTLLAQISIIYLVIINIATFFYFGLDKIKASLAQRRISEKKLWTLSLIGGSLGGLLGMYFFRHKTKKLSFQVVIGIILATQVWLVVWFLR, encoded by the coding sequence ATGGATTTTTTTGTAAAGTGGTTTTTGGACCACACACTTTTGGCGCAAATCTCAATAATTTATTTGGTAATTATAAATATTGCTACATTTTTTTATTTTGGATTAGACAAAATAAAAGCGAGCTTGGCTCAAAGGCGAATTAGTGAAAAAAAACTTTGGACACTTTCGTTAATTGGTGGATCTTTGGGTGGACTTTTGGGAATGTATTTTTTTCGTCATAAAACAAAAAAACTTTCTTTTCAGGTAGTAATAGGAATAATTTTAGCAACTCAAGTTTGGTTGGTTGTTTGGTTTTTGAGGTAA
- the purM gene encoding phosphoribosylformylglycinamidine cyclo-ligase, protein MTITYEFSGVNIDVGNEAVKRIKNKVTSTFSQSVLTGIGSFGAMYDLKNLCEKYNNPVLVQSIDGVGTKLMIAKMMNKYDTVGEDIVNHCCGDILTIGAKPLTFLDYIATAKMDPQIIEDIVSGMVRACKENDISLVGGETAEMPGVYVNGETDIAGSITGVVEKNKQIIGKNIEEGDCVLGFTSSGLHTNGYSLARKILFEVGGLSVHSNLSELDRSLGEVLLEPHKNYTKPVFLLLNFGINIKGIAHITGGGMLENIPRILPENCAVKIQKGSWQVLPIFTLMQKIGGVVEEEMYRTFNMGIGMVLILSKNEVENAINLINKSFPDYKICEIGKVVKREGQVIL, encoded by the coding sequence ATGACCATCACTTATGAATTTTCCGGTGTAAATATAGATGTCGGAAATGAGGCTGTAAAAAGAATAAAAAATAAAGTTACGAGCACTTTTTCGCAATCTGTTTTGACTGGAATTGGCAGTTTTGGTGCTATGTATGATTTGAAAAATCTTTGTGAAAAATATAATAATCCAGTTTTGGTGCAAAGTATAGACGGAGTTGGCACAAAACTCATGATCGCAAAAATGATGAATAAATATGACACAGTTGGAGAAGACATTGTAAATCATTGTTGTGGTGATATTTTGACAATTGGCGCAAAACCACTAACTTTTTTGGATTATATTGCCACCGCAAAAATGGATCCACAAATTATAGAAGATATTGTAAGTGGAATGGTGAGGGCTTGCAAAGAAAATGATATTTCACTTGTTGGTGGGGAAACTGCAGAAATGCCTGGAGTTTATGTAAATGGTGAAACAGATATTGCAGGTTCAATTACTGGAGTGGTAGAAAAAAATAAACAAATTATTGGAAAAAACATAGAAGAAGGTGATTGTGTTTTGGGTTTTACCTCGAGCGGACTGCATACAAATGGATACTCATTGGCCAGAAAAATACTTTTTGAAGTTGGAGGTTTGAGTGTTCATAGTAATTTGTCGGAATTAGACAGAAGTTTGGGGGAAGTTTTGCTTGAGCCTCATAAAAATTATACAAAACCAGTGTTTTTACTTTTGAATTTTGGAATAAATATAAAAGGAATTGCACATATTACTGGCGGAGGAATGTTGGAAAATATTCCAAGAATTTTGCCAGAAAATTGTGCTGTAAAAATTCAAAAGGGAAGTTGGCAGGTTTTACCAATTTTTACTTTGATGCAAAAAATTGGAGGTGTTGTCGAGGAAGAAATGTACAGAACATTTAATATGGGTATTGGAATGGTTTTAATTTTATCAAAAAATGAAGTAGAAAATGCGATAAACTTAATAAATAAAAGTTTTCCTGATTATAAAATTTGTGAAATTGGAAAAGTAGTAAAAAGGGAAGGGCAAGTAATTTTATGA
- the purL gene encoding phosphoribosylformylglycinamidine synthase subunit PurL has protein sequence MNHQFGDETIDFVSLEEGEISKKLKDYNIALTFEEGRKIQQDFLGRAPYISECVLWSIQGSEHCSYKSSRLFLNQYITDGPNVILGPTEDAGIIEIAKDKNGGKYGLVISHESHNHPSQIVPYEGAATGIGGNVRDVSCMGAKVIAGADALRFGEIEKQKTKYIQNEVVKGIAGYGNPIGVPIIAGDTYFNKGYNDNCLVNVVHLGVLKEDEIIHSKAPKNADGYDLILVGKATDNTGFGGAQFASLELEEDKKEQNKGAVQEPNAFLKKHLLKATHTLVKKLKKLNLLNRVGLKDLGAGGISCAAVELADSAGYGVEVDMDKVQFGMEGLHPTVALCSETQERYMWVACPIATPIILEHYNKIFELPKMAKNAKATVIGKIKNGGQFVVKHKGRDIINAKASDITKGLLYERKYKKPEFTLKKPKIKNEGGLNQIFLKILSHENIASKKVIYERYDKQVQGATVVEPGEADAGVVQPFLDTDFPDEIKNVGVALSVDHNPRFGLIDSYWGAVNAVAEAMRNVTAVGAVPQAITNCLNYGNPEKEEQMFQFVEGIKGIARTCKNIHLKNHPNSPIPIISGNVSLYNESDDGAIPPSPVIACVGKIEDVSKVIKMSFKKTGSKIFMVGKRREECGGSVYFDIFGELGAIVPKVNFKELENQIFAMTDAIEGRLILSAHDISDGGIAIALAEMTFQNEIGCEVEIKSDFSSDRILFGETGGFVIEVSEENEKQLKEIFTERNTGLFEIGKTIKRKRILINKKIEIELESAKNAWENGLRSKL, from the coding sequence ATGAATCATCAGTTTGGAGATGAAACTATAGATTTTGTTTCTCTGGAGGAGGGGGAGATTAGCAAGAAATTAAAGGACTATAATATTGCCCTTACTTTTGAGGAAGGGAGAAAAATTCAACAAGATTTTTTAGGTAGAGCACCATACATTTCAGAATGCGTGCTTTGGTCTATTCAAGGTTCAGAACACTGCTCTTACAAGAGCAGTCGTTTATTTTTAAATCAGTATATTACCGATGGGCCAAATGTAATTTTGGGTCCAACTGAAGATGCTGGGATTATAGAAATTGCAAAAGATAAAAACGGAGGCAAATATGGTTTGGTAATAAGTCATGAGTCACACAACCATCCATCCCAGATTGTGCCTTATGAAGGTGCAGCAACTGGAATTGGTGGAAATGTCCGTGATGTCTCTTGTATGGGCGCAAAAGTAATTGCTGGAGCAGACGCACTTCGTTTTGGTGAGATAGAAAAACAAAAAACAAAATATATTCAAAATGAGGTTGTAAAAGGAATTGCAGGATATGGAAATCCAATTGGTGTGCCAATAATTGCAGGCGATACCTATTTTAATAAAGGTTATAATGACAATTGTTTGGTAAATGTTGTTCATCTTGGAGTTTTGAAAGAGGATGAAATTATACATTCTAAAGCTCCAAAAAATGCAGACGGTTATGATTTGATTTTGGTGGGAAAAGCAACTGATAACACAGGTTTTGGTGGGGCACAGTTTGCATCGCTAGAATTGGAAGAAGATAAAAAAGAACAAAATAAAGGGGCCGTACAAGAACCGAACGCATTTCTAAAAAAACACTTACTCAAAGCAACTCATACTTTGGTAAAAAAATTAAAAAAATTAAACTTATTGAATAGGGTTGGGCTCAAAGATTTGGGCGCTGGTGGAATTAGCTGTGCAGCAGTAGAATTGGCCGATAGCGCTGGATATGGAGTAGAAGTGGATATGGACAAAGTTCAGTTTGGAATGGAGGGTTTACACCCAACTGTGGCGCTTTGTTCGGAAACTCAAGAAAGATATATGTGGGTGGCATGTCCAATTGCGACGCCAATAATTTTGGAACATTACAACAAGATTTTTGAATTGCCAAAAATGGCAAAAAATGCAAAAGCAACCGTAATAGGGAAAATAAAAAATGGTGGACAATTTGTGGTGAAACACAAAGGAAGAGATATAATAAATGCAAAAGCAAGTGATATTACAAAAGGTTTGCTTTATGAGAGAAAATATAAAAAACCAGAATTTACACTTAAAAAACCAAAAATAAAAAATGAAGGCGGTTTGAATCAGATTTTTTTGAAAATTTTATCGCACGAAAATATAGCTTCAAAAAAAGTAATTTACGAGAGATATGACAAGCAAGTTCAAGGTGCAACAGTTGTTGAGCCTGGCGAAGCAGATGCTGGCGTGGTCCAGCCATTTTTGGATACTGATTTTCCAGACGAGATAAAAAATGTTGGTGTAGCACTTTCTGTGGATCATAACCCCAGGTTTGGGCTTATAGATTCGTATTGGGGAGCAGTAAACGCTGTGGCTGAAGCTATGAGAAATGTGACGGCTGTTGGTGCTGTGCCACAAGCTATTACAAATTGCTTAAATTATGGAAATCCAGAAAAAGAAGAGCAGATGTTTCAATTTGTAGAAGGTATAAAAGGAATTGCAAGGACTTGTAAAAATATTCATTTAAAAAATCATCCAAATTCACCAATTCCAATTATTTCTGGAAATGTTTCACTTTATAATGAGTCTGATGATGGCGCTATTCCACCAAGTCCAGTCATTGCTTGCGTTGGAAAAATAGAAGATGTTTCAAAAGTTATAAAAATGAGCTTTAAAAAAACGGGAAGTAAAATTTTTATGGTTGGGAAGCGAAGAGAAGAGTGTGGTGGAAGTGTTTATTTTGATATTTTTGGTGAGCTTGGTGCGATTGTTCCAAAAGTAAACTTCAAAGAATTGGAAAATCAAATTTTTGCAATGACAGACGCTATAGAAGGGCGTTTAATTTTAAGTGCACACGATATAAGCGATGGTGGAATTGCTATAGCACTTGCAGAAATGACTTTTCAAAATGAAATTGGATGTGAGGTTGAAATAAAATCAGACTTTTCAAGTGATAGAATTTTGTTTGGTGAAACCGGAGGTTTTGTAATAGAAGTTTCAGAAGAAAATGAAAAGCAGTTAAAAGAAATTTTTACAGAAAGAAATACAGGTTTGTTTGAAATAGGAAAAACAATAAAAAGAAAGAGGATTTTGATAAATAAAAAAATTGAAATTGAACTGGAAAGCGCAAAAAATGCTTGGGAAAATGGATTGAGAAGTAAATTGTAA
- a CDS encoding phosphoribosylaminoimidazolesuccinocarboxamide synthase gives MRIAIIQFPGSNCEAETIRAVNKAGMQAESVFWNCNYEKLKEYDGFVIVGGFSYEDRSRAGIISALDPIMKVIFEESAKGKPILGICNGAQILVESGLVPGIENKKVALAINQQIKEGYVVGTGFFNDWVNIKVSAKCAFTTNLKEGEILRIPVAHAEGRFVFPLIFLSELEESGCTTFKYCDSSGEVRDDFPINPNGSIANLAAISNKDGNVMAIMPHPERCEEGQIIFISMREYIRQNKQNFLKFAEVKNNFQEKIELKEYKLQKNKYEIIVEEIITDNESYTVEQTLKNLGINAKISKQIHWEIECENISKEDLTQTGEFFNTNKEKLAEENYEDNFLLVQYKDDIYGVEKKENLEKNHGIIGLKKIKKGILWNITLDNKTELKSVLKTGIFYNKNSQNCYLYSKSMNNFPISGYASDLYSEIISKNIHNYLSDTNLNLQNKKKGKVRDIYDLDNNLLIVTTDRQSAFDRVLTHIPFKGQVLNQTSLWWFDQTQHIIPNHIIHSPDSNVILVKKCEPFKVEIIVRGYITGTTSTSAWTNYEKGIRNFCGNCLPEGMVKNQKFEEPIVTPTTKDEYDESISAKQIVERGLMSQEDWDYVYKKALEIFTFGQRIAKQNGLILVDTKYEFGKAQDGTIILIDEVHTPDSSRYWIARTYEDRFASGQEPENIDKEFLRLWFIENCNPYEDENLPEAPKDLVVELSRRYIRLYEMITGKEFKFPDMTLNLHNRIQENLKKYTAKKVESTYANIGLEEIKSEEIHKEKIKPEIEKITIKPKAILILGSISDEEFTKNITDELEKYGINFEQFVASAHKQPREVLQILDNNKDKKQIVYITIAGRSNALSGFVAGNSSFPVIACPPLKDKFDMMVNINSSLQMPSNVPVLTILDPKNTALAVKRIFDLCVE, from the coding sequence ATGAGAATAGCAATAATACAATTTCCTGGAAGTAACTGTGAAGCAGAAACAATAAGAGCAGTGAACAAAGCTGGAATGCAGGCTGAATCTGTTTTTTGGAATTGTAATTATGAAAAATTAAAAGAATACGATGGTTTTGTAATTGTCGGCGGATTTTCTTATGAAGACAGATCGCGCGCTGGGATTATTTCTGCACTCGATCCAATTATGAAAGTAATTTTTGAGGAGTCTGCAAAAGGTAAACCAATTTTGGGAATTTGTAATGGCGCCCAAATTTTGGTGGAAAGTGGTTTGGTGCCCGGAATTGAAAATAAAAAAGTTGCGCTTGCAATAAATCAGCAAATAAAAGAGGGGTATGTGGTGGGAACAGGATTTTTCAATGATTGGGTAAATATAAAAGTGTCAGCAAAATGTGCATTTACAACTAATTTGAAAGAAGGAGAAATTTTGAGAATTCCTGTGGCGCACGCAGAAGGTCGTTTTGTTTTTCCGCTTATTTTTTTGAGTGAGTTGGAAGAGTCTGGATGCACAACTTTTAAATATTGTGATAGTAGTGGGGAAGTTAGAGATGATTTTCCTATAAATCCAAACGGATCAATTGCAAATTTGGCAGCCATTTCAAATAAAGATGGAAATGTAATGGCAATAATGCCTCATCCAGAAAGATGTGAGGAAGGTCAGATTATTTTTATTTCTATGCGAGAGTATATAAGACAAAATAAACAGAATTTTTTGAAATTTGCGGAGGTAAAAAATAATTTTCAGGAAAAAATTGAATTAAAAGAATACAAATTGCAAAAAAATAAGTATGAAATAATAGTGGAAGAAATAATTACAGATAACGAATCTTATACTGTGGAGCAAACATTAAAAAATTTGGGAATAAATGCAAAAATTTCAAAGCAAATTCATTGGGAGATTGAATGTGAAAATATTTCAAAAGAAGATTTAACTCAAACTGGTGAATTTTTTAACACAAATAAGGAAAAATTGGCAGAAGAAAATTATGAAGATAATTTTCTGTTGGTTCAGTATAAGGATGATATTTACGGAGTAGAAAAAAAGGAAAATTTAGAGAAAAACCATGGAATTATTGGTTTAAAAAAAATCAAAAAAGGAATTCTTTGGAATATCACTTTGGATAATAAAACAGAATTAAAATCAGTTTTGAAAACAGGTATATTTTATAATAAAAATTCACAAAATTGTTATTTATATTCAAAATCTATGAATAATTTTCCAATAAGCGGATACGCTTCAGATTTGTATAGTGAAATAATTAGTAAAAACATACATAATTATTTGTCAGATACAAACTTAAATCTTCAAAACAAGAAAAAAGGGAAAGTCCGCGATATTTATGATTTGGATAATAATTTATTAATTGTAACTACAGATAGGCAAAGTGCTTTTGATAGGGTGTTAACGCATATTCCTTTCAAGGGACAAGTTTTAAATCAGACTAGTCTTTGGTGGTTTGACCAAACTCAACATATTATTCCAAATCACATAATTCATAGTCCGGATTCAAATGTGATTTTGGTAAAAAAATGTGAACCGTTTAAAGTGGAGATCATTGTGAGAGGTTATATAACCGGAACGACGAGTACTTCTGCGTGGACAAATTATGAAAAAGGAATTAGAAATTTTTGTGGAAATTGCTTGCCAGAAGGAATGGTAAAAAATCAAAAATTTGAAGAGCCAATTGTCACACCAACCACAAAAGATGAGTACGATGAATCTATTTCAGCTAAGCAAATAGTAGAGAGGGGTTTGATGAGTCAGGAAGATTGGGATTATGTTTACAAAAAAGCATTAGAAATTTTTACTTTTGGACAAAGAATAGCCAAGCAAAATGGATTGATTTTAGTGGATACAAAATATGAATTTGGAAAAGCACAAGATGGAACTATAATATTGATAGACGAAGTTCACACGCCGGACTCAAGTAGATATTGGATCGCTAGAACTTATGAGGATAGATTTGCGAGTGGACAGGAGCCAGAAAATATAGATAAGGAATTTTTGCGTTTGTGGTTTATTGAAAATTGTAATCCGTATGAAGATGAAAATTTACCAGAAGCACCAAAAGATTTAGTTGTAGAGCTTTCTCGTAGATACATTCGTTTGTACGAGATGATTACAGGAAAAGAATTTAAATTTCCAGATATGACTTTGAATTTGCATAATAGAATTCAGGAAAATTTAAAAAAATATACTGCAAAAAAAGTGGAATCTACTTATGCAAATATTGGATTGGAAGAAATAAAAAGTGAAGAAATTCATAAAGAAAAAATAAAGCCAGAAATTGAAAAAATAACTATAAAACCAAAAGCAATTTTAATTTTGGGTTCAATTTCAGACGAAGAATTTACAAAAAATATTACAGATGAATTGGAAAAATACGGAATTAATTTTGAGCAATTTGTAGCTTCTGCTCATAAACAACCACGAGAAGTTTTACAGATTTTAGATAATAATAAAGATAAAAAGCAGATAGTTTATATTACAATTGCGGGGCGTTCCAATGCTTTGTCTGGTTTTGTTGCTGGAAATTCTAGCTTTCCTGTGATAGCGTGTCCACCACTCAAAGATAAGTTTGATATGATGGTAAACATAAATTCATCTCTTCAAATGCCAAGTAATGTTCCGGTTTTGACAATTTTGGATCCAAAAAATACAGCACTTGCGGTAAAAAGAATTTTTGATTTATGTGTGGAATAG
- the purN gene encoding phosphoribosylglycinamide formyltransferase has translation MQSEKKLKIGVLGSTRGTSMQPIIDAIEQNLLKASVELVVSNVENAFILKRARMCGIAATYINDFGKNREDYDKEVSKIFESFEVDLVLLIGYMKILSQFFVQKWAGKIMNVHPSLLPAFTGKMDEQVHYDVLVSGDKESGCTIHFVDEGVDSGDIIIQKKCSVLSHDTVISLKDKVQKLEGKAFIEAIKEFANGSILSYNSEVQDQIQNRSVEMCGKTALLSVYNKTDIDIFARKLIYLGWKIVASGGTARFLKERGIEVQDVADFVGGGAILGHRVVTLDRKIHAALLSKDLPEDNEELKRLGVPKIDLVCVDLYPLEDEISSEGSTQESVIEKTDIGGPTLLRSAAKGRRIVVCDFEDRDKTLKWLAMGKPYENKFITNLVAKTEEIVARYCLISANFHSEGKIKGIVGFERQKCGYGENAQQKTASLLTYKNNDPLSFNNFKQVRGVPMSYNNCCDVDRMVQTITHIAAGFDINFGEVPFIAVAVKHGNPCGVAIGEDKKIVLQRVIDGDPRAIFGGMIMTNFSLGVNDTEVILNYKMEKGGNRLLDGVVAPAIDENTRDLLKRRTGRCRMVENPALAEMYSGSLDKNPRFRYVRGGFLLQDNYDFVMNFTNTVIEKQGIISEDIEKDLILAWAIGSTSNSNAITLVKNRMLIGNGVGQQDRVGACELAIKKATDQGHLIVDSVAYSDSFFPFLDGPEKLYESRVKAILTSSGSVRDKDLKDFCLVNGITLYMIPDKIGRGFFGH, from the coding sequence ATGCAATCAGAAAAAAAACTAAAAATTGGAGTTTTGGGTTCAACTCGCGGAACGAGTATGCAGCCTATAATAGACGCAATCGAACAGAATTTGTTGAAGGCATCTGTAGAATTGGTTGTTTCTAATGTTGAAAATGCTTTTATATTAAAAAGAGCAAGAATGTGTGGAATAGCCGCAACATACATAAATGATTTTGGGAAAAATCGTGAAGATTATGATAAAGAGGTTTCAAAAATTTTTGAATCTTTTGAGGTTGATTTGGTTTTATTGATTGGATATATGAAGATATTATCCCAATTTTTTGTTCAGAAATGGGCTGGAAAAATTATGAATGTCCACCCTTCACTTTTACCAGCTTTTACAGGAAAAATGGATGAACAAGTTCATTACGATGTCTTAGTTTCAGGAGATAAAGAGAGCGGTTGTACAATTCACTTTGTAGATGAGGGGGTAGATTCTGGCGACATAATCATACAAAAAAAGTGTTCAGTTTTGTCGCACGATACAGTAATTTCTCTGAAAGACAAAGTTCAGAAATTGGAGGGCAAAGCTTTCATAGAAGCAATAAAAGAATTTGCGAATGGTAGTATTTTATCTTACAATAGTGAGGTTCAAGATCAAATACAAAATAGGAGTGTGGAGATGTGTGGAAAAACAGCCCTTTTGTCAGTTTACAATAAAACAGATATAGATATTTTTGCGCGCAAACTTATTTATCTTGGTTGGAAAATTGTAGCTTCTGGCGGAACAGCAAGATTTCTAAAAGAGCGGGGAATTGAAGTTCAGGATGTTGCAGATTTTGTTGGAGGCGGGGCAATTTTAGGGCATAGAGTTGTGACATTGGATAGAAAAATCCACGCAGCACTTTTGTCTAAAGATTTGCCAGAAGATAACGAAGAGCTAAAAAGACTTGGTGTACCAAAAATTGATTTGGTTTGTGTGGATCTTTATCCCTTGGAAGATGAGATCTCTTCTGAAGGAAGTACACAAGAATCTGTAATAGAAAAAACTGATATTGGCGGGCCGACACTGCTCCGCTCCGCCGCAAAAGGTAGAAGAATTGTTGTTTGTGATTTTGAAGATAGAGACAAAACGTTGAAATGGCTTGCGATGGGTAAACCATACGAAAATAAGTTCATTACAAATTTGGTTGCAAAAACCGAAGAGATTGTTGCTAGATATTGTCTAATTTCTGCAAATTTTCATAGTGAAGGAAAAATAAAAGGAATAGTTGGTTTTGAGAGGCAAAAATGTGGTTATGGTGAAAATGCACAACAAAAAACAGCAAGTTTGTTAACTTACAAAAATAACGATCCTTTGAGTTTTAATAATTTTAAACAGGTTCGTGGTGTGCCAATGAGTTATAATAATTGTTGTGATGTAGATAGAATGGTTCAAACAATAACCCATATCGCAGCTGGTTTTGATATAAATTTTGGCGAGGTTCCCTTTATTGCAGTTGCTGTAAAACACGGAAATCCATGTGGTGTAGCAATTGGAGAAGACAAGAAAATAGTTCTACAAAGAGTAATTGACGGTGATCCACGTGCAATTTTTGGAGGAATGATTATGACAAATTTTTCATTGGGTGTAAATGATACTGAGGTTATTTTAAACTATAAAATGGAAAAAGGAGGCAATAGACTTTTGGATGGGGTGGTTGCGCCTGCAATAGATGAAAATACAAGAGATTTACTAAAAAGACGAACTGGGCGTTGTAGAATGGTAGAAAATCCAGCTTTAGCAGAAATGTATTCAGGCAGTTTGGATAAAAATCCTAGGTTTCGTTATGTGAGAGGGGGATTTTTGCTGCAAGATAATTATGATTTTGTAATGAATTTTACAAATACAGTAATTGAAAAACAAGGTATTATTTCAGAAGACATTGAAAAAGATTTAATTCTAGCTTGGGCTATTGGTTCAACAAGTAATAGTAACGCAATAACTTTGGTAAAAAACAGAATGTTGATTGGAAATGGTGTTGGTCAGCAAGATAGAGTTGGGGCTTGTGAACTTGCTATCAAAAAAGCCACAGACCAAGGACATTTGATTGTGGATTCCGTAGCTTATAGTGATAGCTTTTTCCCATTTTTAGATGGACCAGAAAAACTGTATGAAAGTAGAGTTAAAGCAATTCTAACTTCTAGTGGGTCTGTGCGAGATAAAGATCTGAAAGATTTTTGTCTAGTAAATGGAATTACACTTTATATGATCCCGGATAAAATAGGCAGAGGTTTTTTTGGACATTAA